A genomic region of Mesobacillus jeotgali contains the following coding sequences:
- the deoD gene encoding purine-nucleoside phosphorylase, producing MSVHIGAKENEIAETVLLPGDPLRAKYIAETFLEDAKLYNEVRNMFGYTGTYKGKRVSVQGTGMGVPSISIYINELMNSYNVQNLIRVGTCGAIQKDVKVRDVILAMTSSTDSQMNRLTFGGVDFAPTANFDLLYKAYNSGLEKGLNLKVGNVFTADQFYNDNAELEKWAQYQILAVEMETTALYTLAAKYDRKALSILTVSDHILTGEETTSEERQTTFNDMIEVALEAVVKE from the coding sequence ATGAGTGTACATATTGGTGCTAAAGAAAATGAAATCGCAGAAACGGTATTGCTTCCTGGGGATCCATTAAGAGCAAAATATATTGCAGAAACTTTCCTTGAGGATGCAAAGTTATATAATGAAGTCAGAAATATGTTTGGCTACACAGGTACATATAAAGGTAAAAGAGTATCTGTACAAGGAACAGGGATGGGAGTTCCGTCGATCTCTATTTATATCAATGAATTGATGAATAGCTATAATGTCCAAAACCTGATTCGCGTGGGTACATGCGGAGCAATCCAGAAGGATGTTAAAGTCCGTGACGTCATCCTGGCAATGACTTCTTCAACTGACTCCCAAATGAACCGACTTACATTCGGTGGAGTAGACTTCGCTCCGACAGCGAATTTTGACTTATTGTACAAAGCGTATAATTCAGGTCTTGAAAAAGGTTTGAACCTTAAAGTTGGTAACGTATTCACTGCAGATCAGTTCTACAATGATAATGCAGAATTAGAAAAATGGGCACAATACCAGATTCTGGCGGTAGAAATGGAGACAACAGCTCTCTATACCCTGGCTGCTAAATACGATCGTAAAGCCCTTTCAATCCTTACAGTCAGCGACCATATCCTGACTGGAGAAGAAACTACTTCAGAAGAGCGACAAACTACATTCAACGACATGATTGAAGTTGCACTTGAAGCTGTAGTAAAAGAATAA
- a CDS encoding sporulation protein yields MSFFNKVFASVGIGAAKVDTKLEKDRVMPGEEVRGIVEIRGGSTEQNIDDIYLSLHTTYIREADEKKYTATAQIDRFKLTQSFMIKENETKEIPFTFRLPLEMPLSMGRTKVWVSTGLDIKNAVDPSDKDYLTVVPNQLMHGMFNAISDLGFRLREAECEQAPRHLRRNMPFIQEFEFVPASGPFRGRLDELEVIFYPNSENEIEVLMQVDRRARGLGGFLSEAMGTDETYVRMNINVSDLPSLKQNLQNMIERYC; encoded by the coding sequence ATGTCATTTTTTAATAAGGTGTTTGCAAGTGTCGGCATCGGAGCAGCTAAAGTAGATACGAAGCTGGAAAAAGACCGGGTGATGCCAGGAGAAGAAGTGCGTGGGATTGTAGAAATTCGCGGGGGAAGCACAGAGCAAAATATCGATGACATCTATTTGAGTTTACATACAACTTATATAAGAGAAGCAGATGAGAAAAAGTATACTGCCACTGCCCAAATTGATCGTTTCAAACTTACACAGTCATTCATGATCAAAGAGAATGAAACAAAGGAAATTCCTTTCACCTTCAGGCTTCCGTTAGAAATGCCATTATCGATGGGCAGGACGAAGGTTTGGGTGTCAACAGGGCTTGATATCAAAAACGCAGTTGATCCAAGCGATAAGGATTATTTGACAGTAGTACCCAATCAGTTGATGCATGGAATGTTTAACGCGATTAGTGACCTTGGCTTCCGACTGAGGGAAGCTGAGTGCGAGCAAGCGCCAAGACATCTCCGGAGAAATATGCCGTTTATCCAGGAGTTTGAATTCGTGCCGGCATCAGGCCCATTTAGAGGAAGACTGGATGAATTAGAGGTAATTTTCTATCCAAACAGTGAGAACGAAATTGAGGTCTTGATGCAAGTTGACCGCAGAGCCAGGGGACTTGGAGGTTTCTTGTCAGAAGCGATGGGTACCGATGAAACATACGTAAGAATGAACATCAATGTTTCAGATCTTCCTTCATTAAAGCAGAACTTGCAAAACATGATAGAGCGCTATTGCTAA
- a CDS encoding M15 family metallopeptidase, which produces MKRILLFLALPILLTGCAPIEPYLEKIPYLGEKLVGQDGQADQAVEGNKDEDPEDNKVNEIPEEDKPAEDELTLEAAYFNVIQDSDGKNVIQNPQNTMSLVNKIFGLPENYIPADLVRPNVPFSFGDAKLEKSLMRKEAADALEKMFAGAKSDGIEIAAVSGYRSYGRQETLFNAEVNKVGEEKALQAVARPGSSEHQTGLTMDISSKSNNFHLNEQFGSTKEGVWLAHNAHKYGFILRYPRGKEGITGYMYEPWHFRYVGIRAATEIYENDWTLEEYFENVKKI; this is translated from the coding sequence ATGAAAAGAATATTACTGTTTCTCGCATTGCCGATTTTATTGACAGGTTGTGCCCCTATAGAGCCTTACTTGGAAAAGATCCCTTACCTTGGAGAAAAACTAGTTGGCCAAGATGGACAGGCTGATCAAGCAGTTGAAGGGAATAAAGATGAAGACCCAGAAGATAACAAGGTTAATGAAATCCCTGAGGAGGACAAGCCCGCAGAAGATGAACTGACACTAGAAGCCGCCTATTTCAATGTCATCCAGGATTCAGACGGCAAGAATGTTATCCAGAATCCGCAAAACACGATGTCCCTCGTTAACAAAATTTTCGGGTTGCCGGAAAACTATATTCCGGCAGATTTAGTTCGTCCGAATGTACCATTCTCTTTTGGAGATGCGAAGCTTGAAAAGAGCCTGATGAGGAAAGAGGCTGCGGATGCTTTGGAAAAGATGTTTGCAGGAGCAAAGTCTGACGGAATTGAAATCGCTGCTGTTTCAGGATACCGATCATATGGACGCCAGGAAACTCTTTTCAATGCTGAAGTGAACAAAGTTGGCGAAGAAAAAGCACTTCAGGCAGTTGCCAGACCTGGTAGCAGTGAGCATCAAACAGGATTAACAATGGACATCTCGAGCAAGTCAAATAATTTTCACTTGAATGAACAGTTCGGTTCAACAAAAGAAGGGGTGTGGCTTGCCCACAATGCCCATAAATACGGGTTTATCCTCAGATACCCAAGAGGTAAAGAAGGAATAACCGGATATATGTATGAACCATGGCATTTCAGGTATGTGGGGATCAGGGCAGCAACTGAAATTTATGAAAACGATTGGACACTGGAAGAGTACTTTGAAAATGTGAAGAAAATATAG